A portion of the Bacillus thuringiensis genome contains these proteins:
- a CDS encoding DUF817 domain-containing protein: MFYIKQLLHFTYEQALSCLFPVIIFLTLALSKIVSIPELYRYDFILIVCLLMQWIMYKTGLETKDELKVITIFHLIGLLLEIYKVHFGSWSYPEEGYSKVFGVPLYSGFMYASVASYICQAWRRLHLKMHHWPKAIFAVPLGAMIYFNFFTHHFLYDFRWILTLLLFIVFFRTFVEFSLRGVPYKMPLVLSFFLIGFFIWVAENIATFFGAWQYPNQREAWSLVHLSKISSWFLLVVISIMIVTQLKHLKESKR; the protein is encoded by the coding sequence ATGTTCTATATAAAACAACTACTACATTTCACTTACGAACAAGCATTATCTTGCTTATTCCCAGTCATTATTTTCTTAACACTAGCCCTTTCAAAAATTGTTTCAATCCCAGAGTTATACCGCTATGATTTCATACTCATCGTATGCCTTCTTATGCAGTGGATTATGTACAAGACTGGTCTTGAAACAAAAGACGAACTAAAAGTAATTACCATCTTTCACCTCATCGGCCTTTTACTAGAAATATATAAAGTACATTTCGGTTCATGGAGTTATCCCGAAGAGGGATATTCGAAGGTTTTTGGAGTTCCGCTTTACAGCGGTTTTATGTACGCAAGTGTCGCGAGTTACATATGTCAAGCGTGGAGAAGGTTGCATTTAAAAATGCATCATTGGCCGAAAGCCATTTTTGCCGTGCCGTTAGGAGCTATGATTTACTTCAATTTTTTCACGCATCATTTTCTATACGATTTTAGATGGATATTAACTTTACTACTATTCATCGTTTTCTTTCGGACATTTGTGGAATTTTCATTACGAGGCGTTCCATATAAAATGCCACTCGTTCTCTCCTTTTTCCTTATCGGTTTCTTCATTTGGGTTGCAGAGAACATCGCAACATTTTTCGGAGCATGGCAATATCCAAATCAACGGGAAGCATGGAGTCTCGTTCACTTAAGCAAAATTAGTTCATGGTTTTTACTCGTTGTTATTAGCATTATGATTGTCACACAGCTCAAACATTTGAAGGAATCAAAAAGATAA
- a CDS encoding DUF4003 domain-containing protein, whose product MEYAYNNREELEIGVNTMITLEQKLEQYKHTYVQLKGELKWKTSDSRTGMMIAAMYAGSDKLFDLGRFLEISSYIKNQVGMFSYLKSYHRFVVAATLDIHFTDYKEAFRTFLDLYEQLVTGGFSRSIFTYLAAAVLLTEENEQHGTHIQRSMQVYKRMKKDHLFLTSTNDYPLAVLLAGQSEHVETLMDRVERLYQKLATAGLRKGNDLQFLSHILSLKKDVREELLVAKCTNIWNLLKQEKVKVKQMHYPAIGLLALLEDGEKEIHSIRAFIEKLQGDKLFRWHTDTNILIAIQLFVSQKGEESKATNTGLQTMIEVLIQAQQAAMMATIAASSAATSSASSSS is encoded by the coding sequence ATGGAATATGCGTATAATAATAGAGAAGAACTAGAAATAGGGGTGAATACTATGATTACATTAGAACAAAAGTTGGAGCAATATAAACATACATATGTACAGTTAAAGGGAGAACTAAAATGGAAAACGAGTGATTCTCGAACAGGAATGATGATTGCTGCTATGTATGCAGGTAGTGATAAATTGTTTGATCTCGGACGTTTTTTAGAAATTAGTAGTTATATTAAGAATCAGGTAGGGATGTTTTCATACTTAAAGTCTTATCATCGTTTTGTAGTGGCCGCAACATTAGATATTCACTTTACAGATTACAAGGAAGCTTTTCGGACGTTTTTAGATTTATATGAACAATTGGTCACTGGTGGCTTTAGCCGGAGTATATTTACTTATCTCGCAGCAGCTGTGCTTTTAACAGAAGAAAATGAACAGCATGGCACACATATTCAGCGTTCGATGCAAGTATATAAACGCATGAAAAAGGATCACCTCTTTCTTACAAGTACAAATGATTATCCGCTCGCAGTTTTATTAGCAGGACAATCAGAGCATGTAGAAACACTTATGGATCGAGTGGAACGTCTTTATCAGAAACTAGCGACAGCTGGTTTGCGTAAAGGGAATGATCTTCAATTTTTGAGTCATATTCTTTCACTAAAGAAGGATGTCAGGGAAGAACTATTAGTTGCAAAATGTACAAATATATGGAATTTGTTAAAGCAAGAAAAGGTAAAAGTAAAACAGATGCATTACCCAGCTATCGGGCTACTAGCGTTACTCGAGGACGGAGAAAAAGAGATTCATTCTATTCGAGCATTTATTGAAAAATTGCAGGGGGATAAATTGTTCCGTTGGCATACAGATACAAATATTCTTATTGCTATTCAACTGTTCGTAAGTCAGAAAGGTGAGGAAAGTAAAGCTACTAACACAGGTTTACAAACAATGATAGAAGTCCTCATACAAGCACAACAGGCAGCCATGATGGCAACGATTGCCGCTTCATCTGCAGCAACATCTTCTGCTAGTAGCAGTTCATAA
- a CDS encoding DinB family protein has translation MNRLVGLKQFEITRGALLKFMETLDDKTADTQPEGFNNTIRWHIGHVLTAAEVFMFGKEFKQLPTEYPGMFGYGSRPSKWKTEGPSLEVLTAQLKEQAKRINEIPAEAFENKLPEPFLGLETVGELYGMMLYHEADHIGQMKAMERIIKAL, from the coding sequence ATGAACAGACTAGTGGGTTTAAAACAATTTGAAATAACGCGCGGGGCGTTACTTAAATTTATGGAAACGTTAGATGATAAAACTGCGGATACGCAGCCAGAGGGTTTTAACAATACAATTCGTTGGCATATCGGTCACGTGTTAACAGCAGCAGAAGTTTTCATGTTTGGAAAAGAATTCAAACAATTACCAACTGAATATCCAGGTATGTTTGGGTATGGATCACGACCATCTAAATGGAAAACAGAAGGACCATCGTTAGAAGTGTTAACGGCTCAATTAAAAGAACAAGCAAAACGTATTAACGAAATTCCAGCAGAAGCATTTGAAAATAAACTGCCAGAGCCATTCCTAGGATTGGAAACAGTAGGGGAGCTTTACGGTATGATGCTTTATCATGAAGCTGATCATATTGGGCAAATGAAAGCGATGGAACGTATTATTAAAGCTCTTTAG
- a CDS encoding DinB family protein, whose amino-acid sequence MLHILKQQYNLISSTRETLFTFLEEIPLEKLHSTVPNFGSGSIIKTHIHVADCYRYWLGSFAFKQKRADFSFASDYEIEHADVAKVRARFKLVDETVQSFLNEYNDCWLENIANEVKWQREPWSTTPLWLLTHTETHEFHHKGQIVSMARHLGYNPPDTDLS is encoded by the coding sequence ATGTTACATATTTTAAAACAGCAATATAATCTTATTAGCTCTACAAGAGAAACTCTATTCACATTTTTAGAAGAAATCCCATTAGAAAAATTACATAGCACTGTTCCGAATTTCGGGAGCGGTAGCATTATAAAGACACATATTCATGTAGCCGATTGCTATCGATACTGGCTTGGGTCATTCGCATTCAAGCAAAAAAGAGCAGATTTTTCATTTGCTAGCGATTACGAAATTGAGCATGCAGATGTCGCGAAAGTCCGTGCTAGATTTAAATTAGTAGATGAGACTGTACAAAGTTTTTTAAATGAATACAATGATTGTTGGCTTGAAAACATAGCAAATGAAGTGAAATGGCAAAGAGAACCTTGGAGCACAACTCCGCTATGGCTTTTAACTCATACAGAGACTCATGAGTTTCATCATAAAGGACAAATTGTATCAATGGCTCGTCACCTTGGATACAATCCTCCTGATACAGACCTTAGTTAA
- a CDS encoding DUF2690 domain-containing protein has product MKLLKKTSACLLLSLLVVTSMFSTTNSDKAYAEDHSYDGKSPYYNSCDQSAVTKEKKWIDSNSYVELKFSTTCKTAWAKVTVTRLAVYNNEADARIVRKTDGKAYTCGSAGGNGVVNKGQTSCYTPMVYDLDPRKAQAQGKHAIPNSDAYNYTETIWY; this is encoded by the coding sequence ATGAAACTTTTAAAAAAGACGAGTGCATGTTTATTGCTATCTTTACTCGTTGTAACTAGTATGTTTAGCACGACTAATAGCGATAAAGCATACGCAGAAGACCATTCATATGATGGGAAAAGTCCTTATTATAACAGCTGTGATCAATCTGCAGTAACGAAAGAAAAGAAGTGGATTGATTCAAATTCTTATGTGGAATTAAAATTTAGCACGACGTGTAAGACAGCGTGGGCAAAAGTTACTGTAACTCGCCTGGCAGTTTATAATAACGAAGCTGATGCAAGGATTGTTAGAAAAACAGATGGAAAGGCATACACTTGTGGAAGTGCTGGAGGAAATGGTGTTGTAAATAAAGGGCAAACATCATGCTATACGCCAATGGTATATGACTTAGATCCAAGAAAGGCGCAAGCACAGGGGAAACATGCAATACCAAATAGTGATGCTTATAATTATACGGAGACTATTTGGTATTGA
- a CDS encoding YjfA family protein, with amino-acid sequence MFKKLMKVCVLSAASIGVLFSFQGSTFAATDLSSYYDGKNPATTKVYGGSTTCDADGFNAKSTAVYEGSKKVGTVYLRYSNKCHAAWAKFVLDQPAPAVSGGVYAYAVVNKYKNGVFQKSVTSNQGNGTIKTGQTSTYTGMVFDLTADFGYTADAEAVTFNNGYGKTARY; translated from the coding sequence ATGTTTAAAAAGTTAATGAAAGTATGCGTGTTAAGTGCGGCAAGTATAGGTGTATTATTTAGTTTTCAAGGAAGTACATTTGCAGCTACTGATTTAAGTAGTTATTATGACGGGAAAAATCCAGCAACAACGAAAGTATACGGGGGAAGTACGACGTGTGATGCAGATGGATTTAATGCAAAATCTACAGCTGTATATGAAGGTAGTAAAAAAGTAGGGACAGTGTATTTACGTTACAGTAATAAATGTCATGCAGCATGGGCTAAGTTTGTTTTAGATCAACCAGCACCAGCTGTTTCAGGAGGAGTGTACGCGTACGCTGTTGTGAATAAATATAAAAATGGTGTATTCCAAAAATCAGTTACTTCTAATCAGGGGAACGGCACAATAAAAACAGGTCAAACGAGCACTTATACAGGAATGGTATTTGATTTAACTGCTGATTTCGGATACACAGCAGATGCTGAAGCAGTTACGTTTAATAACGGTTACGGGAAAACAGCACGTTATTAA
- a CDS encoding LysR family transcriptional regulator: MEIKQLITFKVAAHTLNFTQTAKKLNFAQSSVTAQIKTLEAELGTPLFERLGKRLFLTEAGRKFQLYADKMIALSNEAKMAVKDDEEIAGTLIIGAQESQCTYRLPSILKKFKAQFPQIKLIFKPAHSNKDAKEQLMEGKVDLAFILDECKTEDVLHVEPLMKEELKVVAAPMHRLLEQPSVSIKDLESETLLLTELGCSYRTLFEELFRWEDVYPANKIEFVSVEAIKQCVIADLGIAVLPAIVVEKDIREGTLKELMLNETISPIYTQIAWHKDKWMTVPLRQFIDVTREFFVTD; the protein is encoded by the coding sequence ATGGAAATAAAACAGTTAATTACATTTAAAGTAGCGGCACATACTTTGAACTTTACACAAACTGCGAAGAAATTAAACTTTGCCCAATCGAGCGTTACAGCACAAATTAAAACATTAGAGGCTGAGCTCGGTACACCACTATTTGAGAGATTAGGGAAACGTCTTTTCTTAACTGAAGCAGGTAGGAAGTTTCAACTATATGCCGACAAGATGATTGCACTCAGTAACGAAGCGAAAATGGCTGTGAAAGATGATGAAGAAATAGCAGGTACGTTAATAATTGGTGCACAAGAAAGTCAATGTACATACAGACTGCCTTCTATATTAAAGAAGTTTAAAGCACAATTTCCTCAAATAAAACTTATATTTAAACCAGCACACTCCAATAAAGATGCGAAGGAACAATTGATGGAGGGGAAAGTAGATCTTGCATTTATTTTGGACGAATGTAAAACAGAAGATGTTTTACATGTGGAACCACTTATGAAAGAAGAATTAAAAGTAGTAGCTGCTCCTATGCATCGTTTACTTGAACAACCTTCAGTTTCTATAAAAGATTTAGAGAGTGAAACACTTTTACTAACAGAATTAGGCTGCTCGTATCGGACTTTATTTGAAGAGTTATTTCGCTGGGAAGATGTATATCCAGCAAATAAAATTGAATTTGTTAGTGTTGAAGCAATTAAACAATGTGTTATTGCAGATTTAGGTATAGCCGTTTTACCAGCGATAGTAGTAGAAAAAGATATACGGGAAGGGACGTTAAAGGAGTTAATGTTAAACGAAACAATATCTCCAATTTATACACAAATCGCTTGGCATAAAGACAAATGGATGACAGTGCCACTGCGACAATTTATTGATGTAACGAGGGAGTTTTTTGTAACGGATTAA
- a CDS encoding quinone oxidoreductase family protein: MKALCFETFGDANVLHYKEIHDPIISPNEILVRTKAIGLNFADIYRRRGDYHLAGNPPYVLGYEGAGIVEKVGADVTTINLGDRIAFADVPFANAELVAVPSEKVIPLPDSISFETAASVLLQGLTAHYLTHDSYQLKQGDIALVHAAAGGVGQLLIQMIKLQGGTVIGLTSSKEKAKIATLAGADHVFLYNEEWHTKVLEMTNGTGVNLVYESVGSTLEESFNATKIGGTVVFYGMAGGNPAPVDPRMLMDTSKTLTGGDLWNVLTTYEERKKRSTQLFDWIATGKLNISNPTTFSLQDGALAHELLESRKSTGKILLIP; encoded by the coding sequence ATGAAAGCACTTTGTTTCGAAACATTCGGAGACGCTAATGTTCTACACTATAAAGAAATACACGATCCAATCATAAGTCCAAATGAAATTCTTGTCCGCACGAAAGCAATCGGATTAAACTTCGCTGATATTTATAGACGCCGCGGCGATTATCATCTTGCTGGCAATCCGCCTTATGTATTAGGTTATGAAGGAGCTGGAATTGTTGAAAAAGTAGGAGCTGACGTTACTACTATCAACCTAGGAGACCGTATTGCATTTGCGGACGTCCCATTTGCAAATGCAGAACTAGTTGCCGTTCCATCTGAAAAAGTAATCCCACTACCAGATTCTATTTCTTTTGAAACAGCCGCTTCTGTCTTATTACAAGGATTAACTGCACATTATTTAACGCACGATAGCTATCAACTAAAACAAGGTGATATAGCTTTAGTACACGCTGCAGCTGGTGGCGTCGGTCAACTTCTTATTCAAATGATTAAACTACAGGGCGGAACAGTAATTGGTCTTACATCATCAAAAGAAAAAGCAAAGATAGCTACATTAGCTGGGGCCGATCACGTATTTTTATATAACGAAGAATGGCATACGAAAGTACTTGAAATGACTAATGGAACTGGAGTAAATCTCGTATATGAATCAGTAGGTTCTACATTAGAGGAAAGTTTTAACGCTACTAAAATTGGCGGTACTGTCGTATTTTACGGAATGGCTGGTGGTAATCCTGCTCCAGTTGATCCACGTATGCTTATGGATACTTCAAAAACTTTAACTGGCGGAGACCTTTGGAACGTTCTTACCACTTATGAAGAACGTAAAAAACGATCTACTCAATTATTCGATTGGATCGCAACTGGAAAATTAAACATTTCAAATCCTACTACATTCTCTTTACAAGACGGTGCTCTTGCTCATGAATTATTAGAGAGCCGTAAAAGCACAGGGAAGATTTTATTAATCCCATAA
- a CDS encoding histidine phosphatase family protein — MNKRETDSNENAVTLYVTRHGKTILNTNHRAQGWADSPLVEKGVEVATNLGTGLKDIHFMNAYSSDSGRAIETANLVLKYSEQSKLKLEQRKDLRELNFGIFEGEKLENMWDVVGKAAGVASPEELMKFSIQEVINLIRVADPTKQAEDWELFSTRIKAEIDKISEEAAGNGGGNVLVVVHGLLITTLIEMLDSSKTKLGVENASVTKIVYQDGTYTVESVGDMSYVAKGKESVEI; from the coding sequence ATGAATAAGCGAGAAACAGATAGCAATGAGAATGCAGTTACGTTATATGTTACAAGACACGGTAAAACAATATTAAATACGAATCATCGCGCGCAAGGTTGGGCTGATTCTCCATTAGTAGAAAAAGGTGTTGAAGTTGCCACAAATTTAGGAACAGGATTAAAAGATATTCATTTTATGAATGCGTATAGTAGTGATAGCGGCCGAGCGATTGAAACTGCTAATTTAGTATTAAAATATAGTGAGCAATCAAAATTAAAACTTGAGCAAAGAAAAGATTTGCGAGAATTAAATTTCGGTATTTTTGAAGGTGAAAAACTTGAGAATATGTGGGATGTGGTTGGAAAAGCTGCAGGCGTTGCATCACCAGAAGAACTTATGAAGTTTTCTATTCAAGAAGTGATTAATCTTATTAGAGTAGCAGATCCTACAAAACAGGCGGAAGATTGGGAATTATTTTCTACTCGTATAAAAGCTGAGATAGATAAAATTAGTGAAGAAGCTGCTGGAAATGGTGGCGGTAACGTTTTAGTTGTCGTTCATGGGCTTTTGATTACTACCTTAATAGAAATGTTAGACAGTAGCAAAACAAAACTTGGGGTGGAAAATGCTAGTGTGACGAAGATTGTATATCAAGATGGAACATATACAGTCGAGTCGGTTGGAGATATGAGTTATGTTGCAAAAGGGAAAGAAAGTGTGGAAATATAA
- a CDS encoding GNAT family N-acetyltransferase encodes MVTIRQEQKNDYRKTEEVIKEAFLKEEFSDKTEHELVKRIRECDAFVPELSIVAVDEDMVGHIMLSKITIEQDGTSVESLALAPVSVARGHQKKGIGGNLIVAALEKAKELGYGSVVVLGHPEYYPKFGFKKASEWNIKAPFEVPEEVFMIMELTENSLRGVEGIVQYSSAFAE; translated from the coding sequence ATGGTAACGATTAGACAAGAACAAAAAAATGATTATAGAAAAACAGAAGAAGTCATAAAAGAAGCATTTTTAAAGGAAGAATTTAGTGATAAAACAGAACATGAACTTGTAAAACGTATTAGAGAATGTGACGCGTTTGTTCCAGAGTTATCAATTGTTGCGGTAGATGAAGATATGGTTGGTCACATTATGTTATCGAAAATTACAATAGAACAAGATGGAACTTCTGTAGAATCGTTAGCACTTGCACCAGTTTCAGTTGCTAGGGGTCATCAGAAAAAAGGAATTGGTGGAAACCTGATTGTAGCTGCATTAGAAAAAGCGAAAGAACTTGGATACGGATCAGTTGTAGTATTGGGACATCCAGAGTACTACCCGAAATTTGGTTTTAAGAAAGCAAGTGAGTGGAATATAAAAGCACCGTTTGAAGTGCCTGAAGAGGTATTTATGATAATGGAATTAACAGAAAATTCTCTTCGAGGTGTAGAAGGAATTGTACAATATTCGAGTGCTTTTGCTGAGTAG
- a CDS encoding endonuclease MutS2, translating into MNTMTFEKLQYNELKDIVKSYCVSGLGKELLNKLEPSTSLKVVRNRLNETTEARAILDAEGHVPFFGISNIASTIQKLEKGMILDPEELVSVSDFLRGCRKIKKFMLDKEFFAPVLASYANSMTEYKSIEEEINFSIKGNSIDVAASKELKRIRNNIDSVDGKIKERLTKFLNSSANKKFIQESFISKKDDRYTIPIKSSYKNQVAGSIIEASAKGSTVFIEPHTVTKLNAELAGLKAEEAVEEYQILATLSGMVLENIYSIKINMELISQYDMVFAKAKFSKSIDGIEPKLNDHGYIHLVNCKHPLLTGQVVPLHFKIGQEYRSLIITGPNAGGKTIVLKTIGLLTLATMSGLHIAGDKGTEIAIFENVFVDIGDNQSIENALSTFSSHMKNLSEIMRMSNNNTLLLFDEIGSGTEPNEGAALAISILEEFYLAGCITVASTHYGEIKRFSEMHDEFMNAAMQFNSETLEPLYKLVIGKSGESNALWIANKMSVKEHVLKRAKEYMGNKEYALEKVNESKIRKPKFVQEKRESHYEYKIGDRVNLLDHDDFGIIYKEKDNFYNVVVYYNGEFVEVNVKRITLEVAAKELYPEGYDLNTLFVDYKERKMQHDIERGSKKALRKIQKEIRKNRG; encoded by the coding sequence ATGAATACGATGACTTTTGAAAAGTTACAATATAACGAATTAAAGGATATAGTGAAATCTTATTGTGTAAGTGGATTAGGTAAGGAATTATTAAACAAATTAGAGCCGAGTACGAGTCTAAAAGTAGTGAGAAATCGCTTGAATGAAACGACAGAAGCACGAGCTATATTAGATGCAGAGGGGCATGTTCCTTTCTTCGGCATTTCTAATATTGCTAGTACAATTCAAAAATTAGAAAAAGGGATGATTTTAGACCCAGAAGAATTAGTAAGTGTTTCAGACTTTTTACGTGGGTGTAGAAAGATTAAAAAGTTTATGTTAGATAAAGAATTTTTTGCACCAGTATTAGCTTCTTATGCAAATTCAATGACTGAATATAAAAGTATTGAAGAGGAAATTAACTTTTCAATTAAAGGAAATAGTATTGATGTAGCTGCAAGTAAAGAGCTAAAGCGAATTCGAAATAATATCGATTCTGTAGATGGGAAAATAAAAGAACGTTTAACGAAGTTTTTAAATAGTAGTGCAAATAAGAAATTCATTCAGGAATCCTTTATTAGTAAAAAGGATGACCGTTATACGATTCCAATTAAATCTTCCTATAAAAATCAAGTTGCTGGAAGTATTATTGAAGCCTCGGCAAAAGGTTCTACTGTATTTATAGAACCACATACGGTTACGAAATTGAATGCAGAATTAGCAGGCTTGAAAGCAGAAGAAGCGGTTGAAGAGTATCAGATTTTAGCGACTTTATCAGGAATGGTGTTAGAAAACATTTATAGTATAAAGATTAACATGGAACTAATTAGTCAGTATGATATGGTATTCGCGAAAGCGAAGTTTAGTAAATCGATTGATGGAATAGAACCGAAGTTAAACGATCATGGCTACATTCATTTAGTGAATTGTAAGCATCCGCTTTTAACAGGGCAAGTTGTACCGTTACATTTTAAAATTGGTCAAGAGTATCGTAGTTTAATTATTACAGGGCCGAATGCGGGCGGAAAGACAATTGTGTTAAAAACGATTGGATTGTTAACATTAGCTACAATGTCAGGTCTTCATATTGCAGGAGATAAAGGTACAGAAATCGCTATTTTCGAAAATGTATTCGTAGATATTGGTGATAATCAAAGTATTGAAAATGCACTAAGTACATTTTCGTCTCATATGAAAAATCTGTCTGAGATTATGAGGATGTCAAATAATAATACGTTACTTTTATTTGATGAAATAGGGAGCGGGACTGAACCGAATGAAGGGGCAGCACTTGCAATTTCTATTTTAGAGGAGTTTTATCTTGCGGGATGTATTACCGTTGCGAGTACGCATTACGGAGAAATTAAACGATTCTCAGAAATGCATGATGAATTTATGAATGCAGCGATGCAGTTTAATAGTGAAACGCTAGAGCCGCTTTATAAATTAGTTATCGGAAAATCAGGAGAAAGTAATGCACTTTGGATTGCGAATAAAATGAGCGTAAAAGAACATGTACTGAAAAGAGCGAAAGAGTATATGGGAAATAAAGAGTACGCTTTAGAAAAAGTGAATGAAAGTAAAATTAGAAAACCGAAATTTGTACAAGAAAAAAGAGAATCTCATTATGAGTACAAAATCGGCGATCGTGTGAATTTATTGGATCATGATGATTTTGGTATCATCTATAAGGAAAAAGATAATTTTTATAACGTTGTTGTATATTATAACGGTGAATTCGTTGAAGTAAATGTAAAACGTATTACTTTAGAAGTAGCAGCGAAGGAGTTATATCCAGAAGGATACGATTTAAATACACTATTTGTTGATTATAAAGAAAGAAAAATGCAACACGATATTGAGCGCGGATCGAAAAAAGCACTGCGTAAAATTCAAAAAGAAATAAGAAAGAATAGAGGATAA
- the amyS gene encoding alpha-amylase → MFKRITIVGLSVVMFLPSIYEGSRAYADTVKNGTLMQYFEWYAPNDGDHWNRLRTDAENLAQKGITSVWIPPAYKGTTQNDVGYGAYDLYDLGEFNQKGTVRTKYGTKAQLKSAIDALHKKNIDVYGDVVMNHKGGADYTETVTAVEVDPSNRNVEVSGDYEISAWTGFNFPGRGDSYSNFKWKWYHFDGTDWDEGKKLNRIYKFRGIGKAWDWEVSSENGNYDYLMYADLDFDHPDVANEMKKWGTWYAKELNLDGFRLDAVKHIDHEYLRDWVNHVRQQTGKEMFTVAEYWQNDIQTLNNYLAKVNYNQSVFDAPLHYNFHYASTGNGNYDMRNILKGTVVANHPTLAVTLVENHDSQPGQSLESVVSPWFKPLAYAFILTRAEGYPSVFYGDYYGTKGNSNYEIPALKDKIDPILTARKNFAYGTQRDYFDHPDVIGWTREGDSVHANSGLATLISDGPGGSKWMDVGKNNAGEVWYDITGNQTNTVTINKDGWGQFQVSGGSVSIYVQR, encoded by the coding sequence ATGTTTAAAAGAATAACAATAGTCGGATTGTCAGTTGTTATGTTTTTACCTAGTATATATGAGGGGAGTAGAGCATATGCAGATACAGTTAAGAATGGAACGTTAATGCAGTATTTTGAGTGGTATGCTCCGAATGATGGGGATCATTGGAATCGTTTGCGTACTGATGCTGAAAATTTAGCGCAAAAAGGAATTACATCTGTTTGGATACCACCTGCATATAAAGGAACTACGCAAAATGACGTAGGATATGGAGCGTATGATTTATATGATTTGGGGGAATTCAATCAAAAGGGAACAGTGCGGACGAAATATGGGACGAAAGCACAATTGAAATCTGCAATTGACGCTTTACATAAGAAAAACATCGATGTATATGGTGATGTAGTTATGAATCATAAAGGTGGGGCTGATTATACGGAAACTGTCACAGCAGTTGAAGTAGACCCGAGCAATCGAAATGTTGAAGTATCAGGTGATTATGAAATTAGTGCGTGGACAGGCTTTAACTTTCCAGGGCGTGGAGATTCTTATTCTAATTTCAAATGGAAATGGTATCATTTTGACGGAACAGATTGGGATGAAGGAAAGAAATTAAACCGAATTTATAAATTTAGGGGCATAGGTAAAGCGTGGGACTGGGAAGTGTCTAGCGAGAATGGGAATTATGATTATTTGATGTACGCGGATCTTGATTTTGATCATCCAGATGTTGCGAATGAAATGAAAAAATGGGGAACGTGGTATGCGAAGGAATTAAATTTAGATGGCTTTCGTTTAGATGCTGTTAAACATATTGATCATGAATATTTGCGCGATTGGGTAAATCATGTTAGACAGCAAACGGGGAAAGAAATGTTTACAGTAGCTGAATATTGGCAAAATGATATCCAGACTCTAAATAATTATTTAGCGAAGGTCAATTATAATCAATCTGTGTTCGATGCACCACTGCATTATAATTTTCATTATGCTTCAACAGGAAATGGGAATTATGATATGAGAAATATTTTAAAAGGAACGGTAGTTGCGAATCATCCTACACTTGCGGTTACTCTAGTTGAAAATCATGATTCACAGCCTGGTCAGTCATTGGAATCTGTAGTGAGCCCTTGGTTCAAACCGTTGGCATATGCATTTATTTTAACGCGTGCAGAGGGATATCCTTCTGTTTTCTATGGTGATTACTATGGTACAAAAGGAAATAGTAACTATGAAATTCCAGCGTTAAAGGACAAAATTGATCCGATTTTGACGGCACGAAAAAACTTTGCATATGGTACGCAGCGGGATTATTTTGATCATCCAGATGTAATTGGCTGGACAAGAGAAGGTGATAGTGTACATGCTAATTCTGGTTTAGCAACATTAATCTCTGATGGACCAGGAGGGTCAAAGTGGATGGATGTTGGAAAGAATAATGCAGGGGAAGTATGGTACGATATTACGGGTAATCAAACAAATACTGTAACAATTAATAAGGATGGTTGGGGACAGTTCCAAGTAAGTGGAGGATCAGTTTCCATATATGTTCAGCGGTAG